The Dickeya poaceiphila DNA window TCGCTGATGTGATGACGCGCGGCGGCATCCGGGTGACGCCGCAAATACTGGCAGTCGACGCCCTGAATCTGATGCAATCCCGCCACATCACCTCGCTGCTGGTAGCAGAAGATGATCGTCTGCTGGGGATAGTCCACATGCACGATATGCTGCGCGCGGGTGTGGTATGAACCTGACGTGCGCGCGCCACTGGCCACTGAATGAAAAACCAAGGATACGAGTGAATGAGTGAAACCCGGCCGCAAACCGATACCTGTTACGGGCCTGTCGATACTCTGGTCATGCAGCGTGCCCGTGATATCCGTCTGTTAATCTGCGATGTTGACGGCGTACTCTCTGATGGCCTGATCTATATGGGCAATCAGGGTGAAGAGCTGAAAACCTTCAACGTACGCGACGGCTACGGTATTCGCTGCCTGCTGACATCGGATATCGACGTGGCGATTATCACTGGCCGCTCATCGCAGTTGCTCATCGATCGCTGCCAGACATTAGGGATACGCCACCTGTATCAGGGACAGTCCGATAAGCTTGTAGCCTTCCGCGAACTGCTGGATACACTGTCGCTCACTGCGAGCCAGGTTGCCTATATTGGCGATGACCTCATCGACTGGCCGGTGATGGCTGAAGTCGGGCTAAGCGTGGCCGTAGCTGATGCTCACCCGTTGCTGCAACCCAGAGCGCACTATGTCACGCGCATTGGCGGCGGTCGTGGCGCGGTGAGAGAGATTTGCGATCTTATTCTGCTGGCACAAGGTAAACTGGACTTCGCCAAAGGGCTGTCGATATGAGTAAAACGAAACGCTGGTTGACGCTGTTGTTAGCATTGATTGCGCTGGTGTTGATCGGGTTAAATCTGACCGCCCGGCGGGCGGGAAATGGGCCGTCGGAAGTGCAAAATAGTGATCCGGCCTATACCATGCAGCAAAACATTACCGTGGTGTATGACCCGACCGGGAAACTGAGTTACAAACTGGTGGCCGAAAAAGCGGAACACTACAACGCCGAGCAGGTAAGCTGGTTTACGCAACCGGTAGCAACCATGTTCAATGAACAGGCGATTGCAACCTGGTCGGTACGGGCTGATCGCGCCAAATTGACGAAAGATCGCATGTTGTATCTATACGGCCATGTTGAGGTCAATAGCCTGACCAACGACTCACAACTAGAGCGGATTAAAACGGATAATGCACAGATTAATCTGGTTACGCAGGATGTGACGTCGGACGACGAAGTCACCCTGTATGGTGTCAACTTTACCTCTAACGGACTAAAAATGCGTGGAAATCTGCGCAGCAAAACCGCTGAGTTGATCGATAAGGTAAAATCCTATTATGAAATCCAACCAAAAAATTAATGTCTTACACAGCATCCTGATCGCCAGCTCGCTTTTTGCCGTCAGCATTCCGGCACTGGCGTTAACCGGAGACACCGATCAACCCATTCACATTACTTCCGACCAGCAGGCGCTGGACATGCAAGGCAATGTGGTCACCTTCACCGGCCACGTTATCGTGACGCAAGGCTCGATAAAAGCGCAGGCTGACAAGGTAGTAGTCACCCGTCCTAACGGCCAGCAAGGTCATGAAGTGATCGAAGGTTACGGTAATCCGGCAACGTTCTATCAGATGCAGGACAACGGCAAACCGGTCAAAGGCCACGCTCAAAAGATGCGTTATGAGATGGACAAGCAACTGGTCATCCTGACCGGCGATGCTTACCTGGAACAGTTGGACAGCAACGTCAAAGGTGATCGCATCACTTATCTGGTGCAGCAGCAGCAGATGGAAGCATTCAGCGACAAAGGTAAACGAGTCACCACCGTCCTGGTCCCAACACAGTTGCAGGATAAAGGCGCGCAAAATAGCGCCAAGTCTGGCAGCAATACCAGCAAGCCCGCCAAACAACAGTGAGTAACGCGCTAATCCATGGCAACACTAATCGCCGAAAATCTGGCCAAGGCGTATAAAGGCCGCAAAGTGGTGGAAAACGTCAGCCTGAATGTACATTCAGGCGAAATCGTTGGACTGCTCGGACCTAATGGGGCCGGGAAAACCACCACCTTCTACATGGTTGTCGGTATCGTTCCGCGCGACGAAGGCCGCATCGTGATCGATGATGAAGACATCAGTCTGCTGCCGCTGCATGATCGCGCCCGCCGCGGTATTGGCTATCTGCCGCAGGAAGCCTCGATTTTCCGGCGACTAAGCGTTTACGACAACCTGATGGCGGTGCTGGAGATCAGAACAGATCTGACCCGCGAGCAGCAGCAGGATCGCGCCAACGAACTGATGGAAGAGTTTCATATTGTTCACCTGCGAGATAGTCTGGGACAATCGCTGTCCGGTGGTGAACGCCGCCGGGTGGAAATAGCCCGTGCGCTGGCCGCCAATCCCAAGTTCATCCTGCTGGACGAACCGTTTGCAGGGGTAGACCCGATTTCGGTTATCGATATTAAGAAAATCATTGAACATCTGCGCGATAGCGGGTTGGGCGTGTTGATTACCGACCATAACGTCCGTGAAACGCTTGATGTCTGTGAGCGCGCCTATATCGTGAGTCAAGGACAGCTTATTGCCCACGGCTCCCCGATGGATATACTGGCGAATGAGCAGGTAAAACGAGTCTATCTGGGCGAAGGCTTCCGACTCTGACGTCATGTTTTAGGTTGATAATTCAAAAGGAAGTTAACGCGCGTTATGAAGCAAGGTTTGCAACTC harbors:
- the kdsC gene encoding 3-deoxy-manno-octulosonate-8-phosphatase KdsC, with translation MSETRPQTDTCYGPVDTLVMQRARDIRLLICDVDGVLSDGLIYMGNQGEELKTFNVRDGYGIRCLLTSDIDVAIITGRSSQLLIDRCQTLGIRHLYQGQSDKLVAFRELLDTLSLTASQVAYIGDDLIDWPVMAEVGLSVAVADAHPLLQPRAHYVTRIGGGRGAVREICDLILLAQGKLDFAKGLSI
- the lptC gene encoding LPS export ABC transporter periplasmic protein LptC — its product is MSKTKRWLTLLLALIALVLIGLNLTARRAGNGPSEVQNSDPAYTMQQNITVVYDPTGKLSYKLVAEKAEHYNAEQVSWFTQPVATMFNEQAIATWSVRADRAKLTKDRMLYLYGHVEVNSLTNDSQLERIKTDNAQINLVTQDVTSDDEVTLYGVNFTSNGLKMRGNLRSKTAELIDKVKSYYEIQPKN
- the lptA gene encoding lipopolysaccharide ABC transporter substrate-binding protein LptA, with protein sequence MKSNQKINVLHSILIASSLFAVSIPALALTGDTDQPIHITSDQQALDMQGNVVTFTGHVIVTQGSIKAQADKVVVTRPNGQQGHEVIEGYGNPATFYQMQDNGKPVKGHAQKMRYEMDKQLVILTGDAYLEQLDSNVKGDRITYLVQQQQMEAFSDKGKRVTTVLVPTQLQDKGAQNSAKSGSNTSKPAKQQ
- the lptB gene encoding LPS export ABC transporter ATP-binding protein gives rise to the protein MATLIAENLAKAYKGRKVVENVSLNVHSGEIVGLLGPNGAGKTTTFYMVVGIVPRDEGRIVIDDEDISLLPLHDRARRGIGYLPQEASIFRRLSVYDNLMAVLEIRTDLTREQQQDRANELMEEFHIVHLRDSLGQSLSGGERRRVEIARALAANPKFILLDEPFAGVDPISVIDIKKIIEHLRDSGLGVLITDHNVRETLDVCERAYIVSQGQLIAHGSPMDILANEQVKRVYLGEGFRL